The Sinomicrobium kalidii region GGTCGCAATCCCCTATCATCAAGGTTTTGAGAATAATTCTTTTTACACGGACAGTAATATCTATATGGATATTGCCGGTCCAAGGTATCCCAATGGTTCTGTTTACCCAATTACACAGCAGCAGGTTATAACAGATGGTGAGGGTTACAGCTGGGAATTAAGTCCCAATCATCAATCTGGTAATAAGAGTTTGAGATTAACAATACATCGAGAAGATCATCCGCATAATGCAGTAAGTCCAAAATCCAGAGCAGAATTCAGTATAAGGTCTAAAGCTGAAAAAGGAGATACTTTTTTTTACAGTTGGCGTTTTTTTGTTCCATCCAATGAAGAATTTGAAGATCATTCTGATGGCTGGAATATAATAGGACAATTTTGGGAGACTAATAAAATATTATCTATAGAATATGTTGACAACCCCTCTTCTGTAAGTTTGTCCCGAAAATTACTTTTCCTGCTTTATGATCCGAAAGAGAAGAAACATTCTCGTATTCATATAGAAGATGGAATTACCAAAGGGGAATGGAACGAACTTGTATTAAAAATTCATTGGTCCAACCGAGATTCTATTTCCAATCCCGATAATTACGGATATCTGAATATATGGATCAATAATAAACCTGTAGTTTCTCACAGATATGTCTATGGAAATAATGATGATGTTCACAATTATTTCTGTAACTTATCTGAAGATAACGAAATTTCTCCCAGTCAATTTCACTTCCGGAATATTCACAAAGAAAATAGCTCAATAAGCAACCACAATATAAAATTCGGACAATACAGAGCTAACCAATTTGGTACTAATTCTATTTATTTTGATGATTTAAAAATCACGGAAATATTTCCTGATAATTCTACCAGGATTAGGAAGGAATATTGCGCCAATAGTATTCCGCTGGATAATCGTATTTTGAAAATATACCCGATACCGGGTGCTACGGAATACATAGCCCAATTTGAACATGATGGAATTTTCGAATATGCTGGAATGGGGAATTCCACAACTCTTAATCTAGATTATGTTGACTTTCTGATCGGTGGAAGAACTTATAATGTAAGTATCAGAGCGGTCGGAGTTAAAAACAGTAGATATGGAAAAAGTTGCTCAATCACCATTCCTTCCTCTACCAAATTGAAAAAAGAATATTGTGACATTACAGTTTCTGCAGATCATCAGGTTTTAGAAGTATATAAAATCCCCGGCGCTACCGAATATATTGCTCGATTCGAAACTTCAGGTATTGTAAATTATGCAGGAATGGGGAATTCTACAACATTAAATTTAAATTATATTAACTTTCTCGTCCCCGGCAAAACCTATAATGTGAGAATTAGGGCTGCTGGAGCAGAAAGTAGCACTTATGGGGAAAGTTGTTCTATTACACTTCCATCTCTATCATCAGAGTTAATTGTTGATTTAGAAAATAGTAGAAATCGGAATATAAAAGAAGAAAATGCGTTTATTGTATATCCAAACCCCTTTACACATGAAATAAATATTAAAGGAATTACAAATCTGAAAAAGTATAAAATTTTTGATGCTAAAGGGCAGTTAATTCTAGATAAGGAAACAGATAAAAACAATATAGATCTCAGACACCTCCCCGATGGGATCTATGTTTTATATACCTACGACGCCGCAGGTTTCAGTAAAAAGGTAGTTAAAATCATCAAAAGACAATGATAAACGAGCCTACAAGGGTTTTAAAAAACAGTTACTTTAGCAGTTAAAGAAAAATTGACGCGGATTACGAAAAATTAGACGCGCTCCGCGAATAAAAAGCCGGTCCTAACTCCTATCCGGGCAGGAATTTAATTTTGGTATTTGCCATACCCTACCCGGGGAATATAAGTGAATGCATAGCACGGGAAAGCGGGATTGTGTATATTTATGTGTTGGGCATTATTAAGAAAACTGAATAAATCGAATGAAATTAAATATTTTAGGACTTGCAATACTACTTCTAACCATTTCTTGCAAAATTGTAAAAACACCGGAAAGTCAAAATATTAACCCTATATCATCTAAAATAGATTCAATAGCCGAAGTTAATAACTTCAATGGTGTAATTCTGTTGGCAAAAGATTCCGTCTTACAATATGAAAAAGCGTTTGGATATTCTGACCTGGAAAATAAAATCGAACTAAATATTACTGACCAATTTTATATTGGTTCTATAAGCAAGCAAATTACAGCCGTATTAGTTCTTCGAGAATACGAAAATGGTACTCTTAATTTAACAGATAAACTAAACAAATACCTGCCTGAAATAAATCAACCGTGGGCAGATGAAGTAACTATACACCATTTATTAACGCATACACATGGCATTGTTGCTATTAATAAGCCATTGGAGTTTGAGCCTGGAACACAATTTCAATACTCTCAAATAGGATTTGGATTACTGGCTCAAATACTCGAAAAAATAAAAGAAAAATCATTTGAAGAAATAACAACAGAATTTTTTACAGCATACAACCTGATCAATACCTATCATCCGGGCACTAAAAATTATTCGGATTTAGTAAAAGGATATGAAGAAAACGAAGCAGGAAAGCTACTGATTGCCGAAGGTAATCCCGTAAAATATATAGCAGCAGGAGGATTTATATCAAATGTGGAGGATTTGCTAAAATGGAATAAACTGTTGCATTCGGGAAGATTGGTTAAAACAAGCACTTTAGATCTAATGAGGACTCCATATGCAACGAGGGTCCATCCGATATTTGATAAAATAGAATATGGCTATGGATTACTCTTTAAGGACGGAGAACAAAATGTTCAGATAGGGGCATTTGGCTATGTGCCAGGTTTTCCTACGGCAAATTATTTTTATCCTCAATCTGGAATTAATTTAATTATTTTGGAAAACATTGGAGTAAATTTGAATGATTTTAAAGTAACTTTTAAAACACATACAGATTTAATGGATTTAATAAAAAACGAACGGCCAGTCGAGTAAACGGCTCCCCCAACTGGTCCTTGTTTGAGCACAACATCGAAAAAACATCAATGAAAAATCTACTATTCGCAGTTTTATTCACTTCCTTTTTTGGTATCCGGTGCAGGAATTAAATTTTGGTATTTGCCATACCCTACCCAGGGCATATAAGTGAATGTATAGCACGGAAAGGAGGGATTGTGTATATTTAGGGTACCAAGCAATATGTTAAATGAAAAATAGCGTTCCTGTATTCCTGTACTTTTTAGCGTTGGCTACTTTTGGGCAAACGCATGGAAATAACAGCCAAACCGTATTAGAAAAACCAGAAGAACAAGCGGTGGAGCAACGCCATAATGCCGGGCCATCGTCGTTGACATTTGTATCGGATGAAAACAAAGCCAGGCAACTGGCGGAATCCGATATAAAAAACGGAACCCCATTCTTGTTGCTTATGGGAGGCATTGCCCCGGTAATCGTAGAAACCGGCCCTGAATTTGAAAAGAAATACGGCGTGTTTTTTTATGAATACGGCTGTACCGGCCCGGAGGATAAAGTTTTAACCGCCTATAACGAAACCGTTTTTGATTTTCTGGCCGACAAGTTTGGCAAGCAATGGATGAGAGAAATCCGGGATGATGTTATAGGTTTAAAAGCCTGGAAAAGGAAGGGATGATATAGCCCTATCGAAGCAATTCGGGCAGCAAAGCCTTCCCGGACATATAGCTACAGACCATTTGTAAACCGGAATAATGAACAAGAAGAATTATAAACTAAAAACGGACCCCCCGTGCGCGATTGTATCGCGTTCCCAAGAACTACAGAGACAAAGGAGGCTGTGCATAGTTTGCAAACCGTTACCAAACATTTAACAAAATGATGAGAAATAACAACTTTATAGTTGCAATACTTGTATTGGCCCTATTTTTAAATGCGTGCAATACCAAAAAACAAAGCACAAAAAACAGTGATTCACAGGTTATAGAAAGCCCTTATTTAGGCCAAAAGCCACCAGGTTTAATTCCCGAAGTTTTTGCCCCGGGCATTATTTCGACAGAAGCGTATTTTGAAGCTGGCGGTACGTTTTCACCAGATATGAAGGAGTTCTATTTCGTTAGGCAAGGTGGAAAATATGAAAAACGCACACCGCTTGTTATTCGATATGAAAATCATAGTTGGGGAAACGAAACTGTGACCGATATAATACACCCATTCTTTTCTAAGGATGGTAATATTATGTACCGTGGAAATACATATCGGGAACGAACCGACACTGGTTGGTCAGATATAAAAAACCTTGGAGCACCTTTCAAAGACTTCCGCATTATGGGGCTCTCGGTTTCATCTAAAGGAACATACTATTTTGATGAGGCAAGTAAGATAGGCACTATTCGCTATTCACGATTAATAAACGGCAAACATGAAGAGCCACAAAAAGTGAGTAAGGAGATTAACACAGGGAAATGGATCGCCCACCCCTTCATTGCCCCGGATGAATCTTATTTAATGTGGGATGCTCAGAAAGAAGATGGATATGGTGATAACGACTTGTATATTAGTTTTCGCCAGAAAGATGGTTCATGGGGAACAGCAATTAACATGGGAAATAAGATAAATACAGCACTCCAGGAAAATGGTGCACACGTGACACCCGATGGAAAATATCTGTTTTTTTGGAGGGGATATGAAAAGGTTAGAGAAGATGGAAGTACTTATTGGATAGGAAGCATTTATTGGGGAGATTTTATTCAGCTAAAAAAAGAACTTCTTGAGAATAAAAACATCAATTAGCAACCAAATGGTCCTCGTTTGAGCACTGCGGAAACGGGAATCTAACATATAAAATCATTTTTAACGCTTACCAACCAACAAAAACACACACAACTGAAAGCTAAACAGACATATTTGAAGGGAAAATCAGTTTTTGTAGTTTCTTTGATCGTCATCGGAATTACCATACTGACCGTTTATTTAACCGGAATAAATTACAACCGGAGTTTGACTTCAAACCTGTATTTGTCATTAGGGATCATTGCAACCACGCTTTTCCTGTTTATGACTTACGGGCTTTATAAAGGAATCGGACTGATTGACAATTTTCCAAAATTCAGGAATTTTAAAAAAGGGGATATTATCGGACATACAGCACCCACTTTTGACACACCGGGGCACCATATACACCGGTACCGGAATTACATTTCTGATGCTGTGTTTTTTAAAATGGCCGATGTTTTGGCCTTCTAAAAGAATTGCTTGGCAATAAAGATCCTGTCACCGTTGCCATGAAATAATCCTGAAAATTATTATAAATATTATACCTGTTGTTAGTCACTGGCGTTTGATTCCCTATCTTTCAAGGCTATTAAAGTATGCTGTTAATGTTCTTGGTCTTCTACCTATTATAGTTTCCAATATTAAAGAGTTACCACCGTGAAACCCAAACTGATCATAATGTTCGAACATCGTCTTTAATTCGTTTTTAGCAAATCCTTCTGGCATTTCTGTTTTTTTTGCGAAATCTTCAAAACTAATTTCTTTGGCCTCAACTTTAATTTTTAAGGTTTTTCCAATAATATCCGCCAATTCATTACGATCATACATTCCGTCGGAAGAAAGTTCAAAAGTGCCATGATCTAATTTATTGTCAATAAAAGCAATAGCTACGACATCTGCTACATCCCGGTAATCTACATAACTCATCCTGGACCATTTAGAATAAGGTAAAGCAACTTTTTTTGTTTGTTTGATAACAGTCCAGTTCTCGCCGATTGTTTGCATAAATATTGCCGGTTGGAGGATAACAAATTTGATATTTGATTCGTAAAGTGCTTCCTCTACAGGGCGTTTGGCCGCATGATTTCCTAAAGATAATGATGGGTGATAGACGCTGGAAAAAACGAATTTTTCGATTTCTGCTTCCCTGGCGGCTTTAACCATATTTAATCCCATTTCAACTTCATTTTCCACAAAAACGGGATTTAGGTAAAAAACACCATTTATATCTTTAACTGCATTCCTTAGACTGTCTATATTGTTCAAATCACCAACTACGGTTTCATCAGCTCCGTTTTCTAATGCGTTTTCCCCTTTTTTATCATTTCTTACAAGGGCTTTTATCTTAATATTTTTTTCCTTGAGTGCAGGTATTATATGTTTTGCAAAATTTCCGGTGGCCCCGATCATTAGTATTTTCATATTCTTATGTTTTTTCAAAATACGTTGTTAATTCAGATGGAATGACATTATACCCGCTGTTGTTGATAAATATAAGCAGATAAAAAACACCTTACCTTTAAATAAAATAGGGCATTTTTTATCTGTTTTTACAATCTTTTTGGAAGATCTCAACTAAATTGACCTACTTCATAGGTACCTGCCGGAGTTTCAAAAGCAATATTGAAACGGTTAAAGGTATTAATCGAAGTAACCGCCAAGGTCAAATCGACCAGTTCGTCTTCTGTAAAATGCCTGGCAGCCTCTTTATAGACATCATCGGGAACCTGACCATCGTTTAATCTGGTTACCGCTTCTGCCCAACTTAATGCCGCCTGTTCCTTCTCCGAAAAAAACGGCGCATGTTTCCACGCATCCAACACAAACAATCGTTGTGCAGATTCCCCTTTGGCCAACAGCTCTTTGGAGTGCATATCCAAACAAAACGCACAACCATTTATTTGCGACACCCTGAATCTAAGGAGTTCTAAAAGTTGTTTGTCAATAGTGGAATTGTTCAGATGTTTTGAAACGCCATGCATAGCTTTCAACACGGTATTTCCTTGTTCACTGAAATTTTCTAATCGTTGTTTCATTTTTCTTGTTTATTAAAGGTTTCTGCTTATAAGACAAACAAGGGTGATGAAACGTGACAAAAAACAGTTTTATAACCTTTTTAATTTTTGAGGGTCAACAACGGAGTATATGTTGTTGATCTTACCGGTGCCTGTGTTTATATTAAATATCTGGCAGACGATCAATTTATCGCCCTTGTAAAATAGCAGGGCCGGAGTATGGTTGAGCTGTTTGAATTCGATCCGACATTTCTTTAGAAACAGATTATACACTTTGATGGCGGAACGCGAAACTGCTTTGATGCCTGAAGTGAATTCCCTCAATACCTTAACCTTACCTCCTCCGTCAGCCTGGTAGGTGATGTGTTCAGATAGCTTTTCTTCCAGTATTCTGACTTCTCCCTTTCTGATAAGGTCAACGTATTCCTGTAGGAAATCATTAGAGGAGATACTTCCCGAATTGAAATCGGAGCCTTGTTCGTTTAAGGCTTTTTTTGCACGGCTCAACAGTTGCCTGGAATTATCAACAGAAAAGGAAAATACTTCGGCAATCTCTTGATGGGAATAGTTAAAAGCCTCCTTTAAAATAAAAACGGCACGCTCCTTTGGGTTCAAATATTCCAACAAGACCAATATAGCATAGGATGCAACCTCCTGACTGTTGATTTTTTGGTCTGCTTTTTCAGTGGCTATGGGCTCAGGTAGCCACGTGGTTTGACCGGCCATTTTTTTTGCTCCTTTTTTTAAGTTGATAGATTTGTTGATGACGCTTTTGATTAAATATGCCGATTCGTTTTTAACAGTATCCCTGTTATGTTCAATATAGTTTGCCATTACGTCCTGTATAACATCATTCGCATCATCTATACTGCCAAGAATGTTATAGGCGTAGGGAAATAAGGTTGTTTGATAATCTTTTGAAATGCCCATTAAGTGACTTTTATGAATGATACTGCTAACAGTTTTGTGTGAACGTCATTAACGAGAAAATGCGCGGGTATTTTTTGCTTATGCAACAAAGTTACTAAAAAACACCTTCTATAGATGCTTTTTATTAGGGTCTGTTAACACAATGGATATTATTTTTGAGATATGATACTTACCCAAGGCCAATGCTTAAAGATCGATCATTTGTTTTCACCCAAATGGTAAATTCGGACAACATTTTGATTAAGGCACACCCTGCTCTTTGAAGTATTGCAAGCGCTGCGAATGTCTCCGGCTTCGCAGCCATTTACACGTCAATGACAAGCCAATACAACAAGTTCTTACTTCGGCAAGTGCTCAGGACACTGCTTTGTGGTTTTCCAAGTCATGGGTTTTATTTTACCACAAAGGCTCACGAAGCAGGCACAAAGTTACACAGAGCATTATATAGAAATTAAAAGTATAACTCAATAGATTTATTTCCGGAGCTTCTCGCTGTATTGGCCAAGCAACTCCTGCTCTACAAAGTCTGGATCAGGCTGAAGTCGAGATCTCTTTTAGGGAGCATTCGATCAAAAACCTCTCGACTGCGCTCCTATAATCTTTTTGCGGTGAAGATATCCCCATGTCTTGAGTGCATCGACTACCGGATGAAGAGATTTTGTATGTGGCGTAGCACTGTACTCCACAATGGGAGGAAATGCGTCAATAACTTTACGTCTTACGAGTTCGTTCATTTCGAGCTCTTTAAGTTCCTTTGACAACATTCTGTCACTAATACCAGCTACCTCTTTGGCTATTTCCTTAAATCTTTTTGTTCCATTTAAAATGGCAATCAAAATCTGTAATTTCCATTTTCCATTCAACACTTCCAATGCATCCCGAACAGCCAATAGATCTTTGTTATCACATTTGTTGTTATCCCCTCTTCTGCTCATTACTTACCTTTTGTATAGTGCTTACTAAAAGTATAGTACTAATTATTAGTAATCAAATATACTTAATATTGCATGAGCACTAGTGACTTATATACCCGAAAAACATGTTTATCATATTTTAATTATCAGATCAGTAAAACCAAAAAACAGGAACAATGCAGAAAAAAAACAGTCCAGGCCTTTTGAAATGGTCGTATTATATATCTACCCTATTGTTTACCTTGATCATAGCGTTCTCCGTAGGGAATTATTTGTTTAACAACGATTTTATCCGGGAAGGTTTTATTAAAATGGGCTATCCTACATATATTATTTACCCTTTGGCAGCAATTAAAATTCTTGGGCTCGTTGTGATCTGGAGCAGAAAGCACAATCTACTTTATGGCCTGGCATACGCAGGCTTCTTTTATAACTGTATTCTGGCTGCTTTTGCTCACCTTATGATTCACGATAACGGACAATGGTTTGCGGTTATTGCTTTAATTTTAATTGTGATATCCTATTTTATGTCAAAACAATTGCTGATCAATACGTCTGATAAAGGAGCATCAGGCGAAAAGAGAGGTAAGGTTTGAGCCAGTGTTTCGGCACATCCCAAACAGAGTTCGATATATTCAGCCTCCTGCTCTCCGAAGTGTTGCAGGCTCTTCGTCATGCTGCGGGAGGTTGAAAATACCGCTTACTAAAAAGAGATTTCTGCCGGTTTTCAGACGGTAAACAGTTACACCTCATGGGCCACCTTGGCAAACTTATTTCTGTACTCAATCGGAGTAAGCCCTGTGATCTTTTTAAAGATATCCCTAAAAGCTTTCGTATCGGTATAACCTACATCAAACATGATCTCCGTTACATTCTTTCTCGATGCTTCAAAGAATGTTTTGGCAGCTTCTATTCTTACCCGTTGTATATATTCGATGGCTGTATTGTTGGTCGCCTCCTTAAATCTTCTTTCAAATGTTCTGCGGCCCGAATTGATCAAATTGGCTAAAGTTTCTATCTTTATTTTATCGCAATAGTGTTTTTCGATATAATCCTGTACTTTCTGGATATCATCATCATTGTGATTCCGTTGACCTTTGAATATTGCGAACTGAGATTGGCTGTCTCTCCCCATATCCAATGCAAAATATTTTGAGATCATGACTGCCGTTTCCCTGTCGGAAAACTTTTCAACCAGGTATAACAGTAAATTCCATAAACTACTTGCTCCGCCACTACTGTAAATATTATCGTGTTCGGTTATTATTGCACCATCTTCGACCTCCACCTCCGGGAATCTTTCTTTAAACTCACTGATATAAGCCCAGTGTGTAGAGCATTTTTTGCCATTGAGCAAACCTGTTTCGGCTAAAAGAAAAGCGCCGATGCACAAACTGGCAAGACGGGAACCTTTTTCGTGTAATTTCTTAAAATAAGGTATCGCTTCTGCATTGGCCCGAATCCCTTTGGCCGTATCGCCAAATACAGGGGGGATGATAAGCAGGTCGGTTTCGGTCACATCTTTGAGCAACCTGTCGGTTTTTATCATGTATTCGCCATTGTTAGCGGGTACATACGCTCTTAGCCCCACATACTCGACCTCGAAAACGGGCTTTTTGCCAAATGTGGTTAAAAACTCATTAGCGGTATGGAAGGTTCTGAATGGCGGTGTAACGGCTTCAATAACGCCATACTCGGGTACAAAGACAGAAATCTGCATGCCTACTATTACTGTTAAACCGCAAGATAAAAAATAGTTTTGTCATAATCCCCCCCTAAAACTGTCATTTTCACAACAGCCGTGATTTCATACCTCATTGTAACTTTGAATTATAAAATTTAACAAACAAAAATTAATCACAATGGAACAAGTAACAAGAATTACGGTAGAAGCAACAGCAAATGCTCCCGTAGCAAAAGTCTGGAAGGTATGGAATACACCGGGCGACATCATGCAATGGAACACGCCCGACCCAAGCTGGCATACGCCAAGCAGTGAAAACGACCTGCGGGTTGGCGGTACGTTTAAGAATAGAATGGAAGCCAAAGACGGCAGCTTCGGTTTTGATTTTGAAGGCATTTATGATACGGTAGAACTGCATAAGGAAATCAGCTATACCATGGGTGACGGAAGAAAGGCCACCACCTTGTTTGCCGAGCAAAATGGCAAGACCAGCATAACAACCACATTTGATGCGGAGACAGAAAATGATCCGGAGTTTCAGAAACAAGGATGGCAGGCTATCCTGAACAATTTTGTAGCATATGTTGAATCGACGCATCCGTAAATGAATAAAGATGAAGAAGTATAAAATAATCTTTTGGGTAGCAACTGCCATCATCATACTTTGGGAAGGAGTAATGCCGCTCGGCACCGTGCTGTTTGCACCGGAGTATGTGAATGCAGGCACAGCACCTTTGGGCTATCCCGATTACTTTGCCTACGCGCTTATTATCTGTAAAGTACTCGGCGTTTTTGCGATTGCTTACCCCAATATACCGGGCAGGCTAAAGGAATGGGCGTATGCAGGGCTGACGTTTAGTCTGATCTTTGCATTCATCAGTCATGCATGTGTCGATAAGAACGTCGGGTTTATGCTGATGCCACTGGTAGTGTTGGGTATTCTTGCCGTTTCCTACATCTATAACCATAAGATCCGGACTCATGGCTAAGACGAATTATCAAAGCATTGATCAGTATCACTAGGTATTTAGCGGTGAATCCCCGGCGCGGATGCAAACCAACCGATAAACCACTACCGGAAAAGCTGATCAAAGAAAATCATCACCTTCAGGAAAAAGGAAAACGAGGAAATGGCGAAGGGTAGCCATACATAAGAATGAATTAATCACCATTAAATTTTAATACCATGGAAAGTAATTCTGTTTCATTACACCGGGTCATCAAGGCAGATCCGGAAAAAGTATTCCGGGCATTTGCAGACCCGGTAGCACACTCAGGTTGGTTGCCGCCTTATGGATTTGTATGCACTGTTCAGCAAATGGATTTTAAAGCAGGTGGTACGTTTAAAATGACCTTTATTAATTTCAGTACAGGGAACAGCCATTCTTTTGGCGGAACGTATCTTGAAATAAAACCGAATGAATTTATTAAATATACCGATAGGTTTGACGATCCCGATTTGCCCGGAGAAACAACCACAACCATACAACTGAACAAGGTTTCGTGCGGCACTGAACTTCATGTGGTCCAGGAAGGAATCCCCGCGGCAATACCGGAAGAAATATGTTATTTGGGCTGGCAGGAATCGCTGGAGAAATTAATAAAACTTGTAGAGCCCGAAATACCTGATGCTTAATTTAATCTGATTATGACTGACTCTGATAACGGTAAATTGGTGAGTGCGGTTTTTATAACGTTCTCCGGGAACTGCAAAAAGGCACTCACCCATTACCAGACCTGTTTTGGCGGTACCCTGCAATTCGAGACTTTTGGAAGGGAATTGCAAGGGTATGCCGAAATGCCTGTCGTAAGCGGGTCGTTGGTTTCCGACAGGATAGTCATTCACGGTTCGGACCTGGTACACGACGAAGGAAGAACACTTGGGAATTATATGTCTATTTTTCTACACTGCAGAAATACATATGATAGAAAAGCGCTTATTGAAAAACTAAAATTTAATACGCAGGTTCCTTTTGTCAATAATGACGATGACCAAAAACTGGTTGAGGTAACCGATGCTTTTGATGTGAAGTGGGTGCTGAGCGTTTAGGGACAGCATAGGTACGCCATGAAAGGCGACCCTAAAGAGCGGCTTTTGTGATACCGTAAGGGTGCTTCGACCAAAGTGTCTTTGTCGGTTATATCCCCGCTCTACGAAGTGTTGCAGGCCCGCTTGAGCCCGGCGGAAACGAAGGCCCATTGTATAATGCGTTTACTTCGATAAACTCAGTACAGGTGTAACGCACGAAAAAAGGTTGTGCCAAGGCAGTACGCTTTGCCTCCTCATCGCATATCCTTAATAGCATATCTGCAACCCGGGAAAAATGCAGGCTATATCACCCGGTATGGCAGGCTTCGGAGCAATGATAGCACCCGTTTACCTGGTTGTCATGTTTCCGGGCCTCTCTTACGGCACTTTGACAATCGTAGTGGTAACCCGCCAGGATTTTC contains the following coding sequences:
- a CDS encoding sigma-70 family RNA polymerase sigma factor; translation: MGISKDYQTTLFPYAYNILGSIDDANDVIQDVMANYIEHNRDTVKNESAYLIKSVINKSINLKKGAKKMAGQTTWLPEPIATEKADQKINSQEVASYAILVLLEYLNPKERAVFILKEAFNYSHQEIAEVFSFSVDNSRQLLSRAKKALNEQGSDFNSGSISSNDFLQEYVDLIRKGEVRILEEKLSEHITYQADGGGKVKVLREFTSGIKAVSRSAIKVYNLFLKKCRIEFKQLNHTPALLFYKGDKLIVCQIFNINTGTGKINNIYSVVDPQKLKRL
- a CDS encoding serine hydrolase domain-containing protein gives rise to the protein MKLNILGLAILLLTISCKIVKTPESQNINPISSKIDSIAEVNNFNGVILLAKDSVLQYEKAFGYSDLENKIELNITDQFYIGSISKQITAVLVLREYENGTLNLTDKLNKYLPEINQPWADEVTIHHLLTHTHGIVAINKPLEFEPGTQFQYSQIGFGLLAQILEKIKEKSFEEITTEFFTAYNLINTYHPGTKNYSDLVKGYEENEAGKLLIAEGNPVKYIAAGGFISNVEDLLKWNKLLHSGRLVKTSTLDLMRTPYATRVHPIFDKIEYGYGLLFKDGEQNVQIGAFGYVPGFPTANYFYPQSGINLIILENIGVNLNDFKVTFKTHTDLMDLIKNERPVE
- a CDS encoding SDR family oxidoreductase yields the protein MKILMIGATGNFAKHIIPALKEKNIKIKALVRNDKKGENALENGADETVVGDLNNIDSLRNAVKDINGVFYLNPVFVENEVEMGLNMVKAAREAEIEKFVFSSVYHPSLSLGNHAAKRPVEEALYESNIKFVILQPAIFMQTIGENWTVIKQTKKVALPYSKWSRMSYVDYRDVADVVAIAFIDNKLDHGTFELSSDGMYDRNELADIIGKTLKIKVEAKEISFEDFAKKTEMPEGFAKNELKTMFEHYDQFGFHGGNSLILETIIGRRPRTLTAYFNSLER
- a CDS encoding SRPBCC family protein, whose amino-acid sequence is MESNSVSLHRVIKADPEKVFRAFADPVAHSGWLPPYGFVCTVQQMDFKAGGTFKMTFINFSTGNSHSFGGTYLEIKPNEFIKYTDRFDDPDLPGETTTTIQLNKVSCGTELHVVQEGIPAAIPEEICYLGWQESLEKLIKLVEPEIPDA
- a CDS encoding DoxX family protein; translation: MQKKNSPGLLKWSYYISTLLFTLIIAFSVGNYLFNNDFIREGFIKMGYPTYIIYPLAAIKILGLVVIWSRKHNLLYGLAYAGFFYNCILAAFAHLMIHDNGQWFAVIALILIVISYFMSKQLLINTSDKGASGEKRGKV
- a CDS encoding GlxA family transcriptional regulator, with amino-acid sequence MQISVFVPEYGVIEAVTPPFRTFHTANEFLTTFGKKPVFEVEYVGLRAYVPANNGEYMIKTDRLLKDVTETDLLIIPPVFGDTAKGIRANAEAIPYFKKLHEKGSRLASLCIGAFLLAETGLLNGKKCSTHWAYISEFKERFPEVEVEDGAIITEHDNIYSSGGASSLWNLLLYLVEKFSDRETAVMISKYFALDMGRDSQSQFAIFKGQRNHNDDDIQKVQDYIEKHYCDKIKIETLANLINSGRRTFERRFKEATNNTAIEYIQRVRIEAAKTFFEASRKNVTEIMFDVGYTDTKAFRDIFKKITGLTPIEYRNKFAKVAHEV
- a CDS encoding winged helix-turn-helix transcriptional regulator, whose translation is MSRRGDNNKCDNKDLLAVRDALEVLNGKWKLQILIAILNGTKRFKEIAKEVAGISDRMLSKELKELEMNELVRRKVIDAFPPIVEYSATPHTKSLHPVVDALKTWGYLHRKKIIGAQSRGF
- a CDS encoding SRPBCC family protein; this encodes MEQVTRITVEATANAPVAKVWKVWNTPGDIMQWNTPDPSWHTPSSENDLRVGGTFKNRMEAKDGSFGFDFEGIYDTVELHKEISYTMGDGRKATTLFAEQNGKTSITTTFDAETENDPEFQKQGWQAILNNFVAYVESTHP
- a CDS encoding heparin lyase I family protein, producing the protein MNTTKNKMFHKLSFFIIFLTGTNVISQVAIPYHQGFENNSFYTDSNIYMDIAGPRYPNGSVYPITQQQVITDGEGYSWELSPNHQSGNKSLRLTIHREDHPHNAVSPKSRAEFSIRSKAEKGDTFFYSWRFFVPSNEEFEDHSDGWNIIGQFWETNKILSIEYVDNPSSVSLSRKLLFLLYDPKEKKHSRIHIEDGITKGEWNELVLKIHWSNRDSISNPDNYGYLNIWINNKPVVSHRYVYGNNDDVHNYFCNLSEDNEISPSQFHFRNIHKENSSISNHNIKFGQYRANQFGTNSIYFDDLKITEIFPDNSTRIRKEYCANSIPLDNRILKIYPIPGATEYIAQFEHDGIFEYAGMGNSTTLNLDYVDFLIGGRTYNVSIRAVGVKNSRYGKSCSITIPSSTKLKKEYCDITVSADHQVLEVYKIPGATEYIARFETSGIVNYAGMGNSTTLNLNYINFLVPGKTYNVRIRAAGAESSTYGESCSITLPSLSSELIVDLENSRNRNIKEENAFIVYPNPFTHEINIKGITNLKKYKIFDAKGQLILDKETDKNNIDLRHLPDGIYVLYTYDAAGFSKKVVKIIKRQ
- a CDS encoding carboxymuconolactone decarboxylase family protein, whose translation is MKQRLENFSEQGNTVLKAMHGVSKHLNNSTIDKQLLELLRFRVSQINGCAFCLDMHSKELLAKGESAQRLFVLDAWKHAPFFSEKEQAALSWAEAVTRLNDGQVPDDVYKEAARHFTEDELVDLTLAVTSINTFNRFNIAFETPAGTYEVGQFS
- a CDS encoding DoxX family protein, translated to MKKYKIIFWVATAIIILWEGVMPLGTVLFAPEYVNAGTAPLGYPDYFAYALIICKVLGVFAIAYPNIPGRLKEWAYAGLTFSLIFAFISHACVDKNVGFMLMPLVVLGILAVSYIYNHKIRTHG